Proteins encoded within one genomic window of Triticum aestivum cultivar Chinese Spring chromosome 2D, IWGSC CS RefSeq v2.1, whole genome shotgun sequence:
- the LOC123054927 gene encoding uncharacterized protein, with product MAIHLLAFMAAKGFVQVFQVSAPLLWPLNLWLPLPRNLPEVCIVVCSALASHVAWLRRAYARRRSRSRDDDDNELHRQAIVDASAY from the coding sequence atggcgatccACCTGCTGGCGTTCATGGCGGCCAAGGGCTTCGTGCAGGTGTTCCAGGTCTCGGCGCCGCTGCTGTGGCCGCTCAACCTCTGGCTGCCGCTCCCGCGCAACCTGCCGGAGGTCTGCATCGTCGTCTGCAGCGCGCTCGCCTCCCACGTCGCCTGGCTGCGCCGCGCCTACGCCCGCCGCCGCTCCCGAAgccgcgacgacgacgacaacgagctCCACCGCCAGGCGATAGTCGACGCCTCCGCATACTGA
- the LOC123056039 gene encoding uncharacterized protein, with product MEQRLRLAQQWVANPSSSHELTHGLGGVLLDEDIWQVRIHFDAREPLEMKLCGSDITYLNLVAVMKTQGFNAYDCLFHIENPSLGEKGLDLVDSHAELQKIKRKIQDKLVLDLLVRACPPPVTEFELQQCQMPELSTVVYQEPVVFDLSEPPILAVDQQGVVFESQCSNSSTPHPAGVCTQESKNGTAKLKAVLEEEEEGYQGFEAYEDSDANASDEDAQIGNDHHYMGDDEDVEVEEGKRQRELEVQEEESDDEQSEEEEMLHYEGDTEVEEPFEVEEDRTFEEEEETIVEPVKKKQKLPVKRGPTTRSHSSKLPEVEPDFRPSSSDEEEKGLLTESDDDGFEPASFVLPKKSKSRAKKRPARKWYNEKMEQPHEQLCMKLCFRDQHQFRDALLNLHITQARNFKYHRNSDQRIIVQCPDKQCQFFMVAAVIKGEKTFVIKKMRLEHTCPSTTETTRVSAKWLAQKYEHLFRSDITTGIQTIIDACMEKYGVDVPKCMAYRAKNIAIEAVLGDHKKQYPRLKDYAQTVMDTNPGSRVIVTTVTPVPNAKIPHPGPRFHAMFFCLNGAREGFLNGCRPFIGVDGCFIKLTTGAQLLAATDRDGNNNIYPLAFGIVGQEYTPSWCWFLHQLKICLGGEVGKFGPYTIMSDRQKGLLNAVNAVFPNCNQRFCLRHLYANFQNVGFRGEDLKKCMDNSSYAYNEHKFNIAMNDLRSESEEAWEWLTAIPKKTWARHAFDTNCKTDLVVNNLSEVFNKYILDVRRKPVRTMCDGIKDKQMVRWHRNRESVKAARWDITPHYSEKLEVEKERARYCKPIQAGVNLWQVTNGQQTHAVNLELETCGCRKWDLSDIPCNHAISAINKAKRKPEDYVSKFFKKDFYAAAYEPMIFPVPGEHDWTRTPGPDIEPPAFKIKRGRKKEKRIKGKFEVPKPKDTSRMGTITCGNCGLQGHRYTNCLKQLKPELALRKNKHVATPSNSQPRAAGPSTTTTARQPRAAARGAATGRGAATSTTPPPSGRGRGAATSTTPPPSGRGAGRGRGAGRGAPRPFSAPRQYADIPTDGTHTGWMSYFTASRGRGAK from the exons ATGGAGCAGCGGTTGCGGTTGGCGCAGCAGTGGGTGGCGAACCCTAGCAGCAGCCATGAGTTGACGCATGGACTTGGCGGCGTGCT TTTGGATGAAGACATTTGGCAAGTAAGGATCCATTTTGATGCAAGAGAACCATTGGAGATGAAGCTGTGTGGTTCAGATATTACTTATTTGAATTTGGTTGCAGTGATGAAAACCCAAGGATTTAATGCATATGATTGTTTGTTTCACATTGAAAATCCATCTTTAGGAGAGAAAGGGCTGGATTTGGTAGACAGTCATGCAGAATTACAGAAGATAAAGAGGAAGATCCAGGACAAATTGGTGCTTGATTTGCTAGTCAGGGCTTGCCCACCCCCTGTTACTGAATTTGAGTTGCAGCAATGTCAAATGCCAGAGTTGTCCACTGTGGTGTACCAAGAGCCTGTTGTTTTCGATCTGAGTGAGCCTCCTATCTTAGCTGTTGATCAGCAAGGAGTAGTTTTTGAGAGTCAATGTAGCAACTCTAGCACACCTCATCCTGCTGGTGTTTGCACACAAGAAAGCAAGAATGGAACAGCCAAGTTGAAAGCAgttttggaagaagaagaagagggatatcAAGGATTTGAGGCATATGAGGACAGTGATGCTAATGCCTCTGATGAGGATGCTCAAATTGGAAATGACCATCATTACATGGGTGATGATGAAGATGTAGAGGTGGAAGAGGGAAAGAGACAGAGAGAGCTAGAAGTACAAGAGGAAGAATCAGATGATGAGCAATCAGAAGAGGAAGAAATGctgcattatgagggtgacactgaAGTTGAGGAACCATTTGAGGTAGAGGAAGATAGGacttttgaagaagaagaagaaactataGTTGAACctgtgaagaagaagcagaagctacCAGTTAAAAGAGGACCAACAACTAGGTCACATTCTAGTAAGCTACCAGAGGTTGAACCTGATTTCAGACCATCCTCGTCAGATGAAGAAGAGAAGGGGTTGCTGACGGAGAGTGATGATGATGGTTTTGAGCCAGCCTCTTTTGTCCTACCAAAGAAAAGTAAGAGTAGGGCAAAGAAAAGGCCTGCTAGGAAGTGGTACAATGAGAAAATGGAGCAACCACATGAGCAACTGTGTATGAAGTTGTGTTTTAGGGATCAACATCAATTCAGagatgctttgttgaatttgcacatCACTCAGGCCAGGAATTTTAAGTATCACAGGAATTCAGATCAGAGGATAATTGTTCAGTGTCCAGATAAACAATGCCAGTTCTTTATGGTGGCAGCAGTTATAAAAGGGGAGAAAACCTTTGTAATTAAGAAGATGAGACTAGAGCACACTTGCCCTAGTACCACTGAGACCACCAGGGTTAGTGCTAAGTGGCTAGCACAGAAATATGAGCATCTCTTCAGATCTGATATAACTACTGGTATTCAGACAAtaattgatgcatgcatggaaaaATATGGTGTAGATGTGCCCAAGTGCATGGCATATAGGGCAAAGAACATAGCTATTGAAGCTGTCTTAGGAGATCACAAGAAGCAATATCCTAGGCTTAAAGACTATGCTCAGACTGTCATGgatacaaaccctgggagtagagtAATAGTCACTACTGTTACTCCAGTACCAAATGCAAAAATACCCCACCCAGGCCCAAGATTCCATGCCATGTTCTTTTGCCtgaatggagcaagggaggggtttCTCAATGGGTGTAGGCCATTCATTG GTGTTGATGGATGCTTCATTAAGCTCACTACAGGAGCTCAACTCCTTGCTGCCACTGAtagagatggcaacaacaacataTATCCACTGGCATTTGGCATAGTTGGACAAGAGTACACACCTAGTtggtgttggtttctacaccaactgaAAATTTGCCTAGGTGGAGAAGTGGGCAAGTTTGGACCTTATACTATAATGTCAGATAGACAAAAG GGGTTATTGAATGCAGTGAATGCTGTCTTTCCAAATTGCAACCAAAGATTCTGCCTTAGGCATTTATATGCAAATTTCCAAAATGTTGGGTTTAGGGGTGAAGATCTTAAGAAGTGCATGGATAATTCTAGCTATGCCTACAATGAACACAAATTTAATATTGCAATGAATGATCTTAGATCTGAAAGTGAGGAAGCTTGGGAGTGGCTTACTGCAATACCAAAAAAAACATGGGcaaggcatgcatttgacacaaactgcaagactgacttggtagtgaacaacttgtctgaggtgttcaacaagtacatTCTAGATGTTAGGAGAAAACCTGTAAGGACAATGTGTGATGGGATTAAAGATAAGCAGATGGTGAGGTGGCATAGGAACAGAGAGAGTGTAAAGGCAGCAAGATGGGATATAACACCTCATTACAGTGAGAAGCTAGAGGTTGAGAAGGAGAGGGCCAGATATTGCAAGCCAATACAGGCAGGGGTCAACTTATGGCAAGTTACAAATGGGCAGCAAACACATGCTGTCAACCTGGAACTTGAGACTTGTGGATGCAGGAAGTGGGACCTTAGTGACATACCTTGCAACCATGCCATCTCTGCAATAAACAAGGCTAAAAGGAAACCAGAGGATTATGTCAGCAAATTCTTCAAGAAAGATTTTTATGCTGCAGCTTATGAACCAATGATCTTTCCTGTGCCTGGTGAGCATGATTGGACAAGGACCCCTGGTCCAGACATAGAACCACCTGCATTCAAAATcaagagaggaagaaagaaagaaaagaggatcaAGGGAAAATTTGAAGTACCAAAGCCAAAAGACACTTCAAGAATGGGGACCATAACATGTGGCAATTGTGGTCTCCAAGGGCATAGGTACACAAACTGTCTTAAACAGTTGAAGCCTGAGCTAGCTTTGAGGAAGAATAAGCATGTG GCTACTCCAAGTAACTCACAGCCAAGAGCTGCTGGTCCTTCTACTACAACAACAGCAAgacagccaagagctgctgccAGAGGAGCTGCCACAGGAAGAGGAGCTGCTACTTCTACTACACCACCACCatctggaagaggaagaggagctgctacttctactacaccaccaccatctggaagaggagctggcagaggaagaggagctggAAGAGGTGCTCCAAGGCCATTCAGTGCCCCCAGGCAATATGCTGACATTCCTACTGATGGTACACACACTGGATGGATGTCCTACTTCACTGCTAGTAGAGGAAGAGGAGCCAAGTAA